GAGGTCGTCCCCGTCGAGACCGCGAACGACGACCTCGTCGTCCGGCAGGTCCAGCGTCGGGCGAAGGGCTGTCTCGGCTACGTCGTCGGCTCGAGGCGGACGGGGGAAGCGGTCGTGGTCGACGCGACCCGGCAGACCGATCGGTTCAAGGTCGCCGCGCAGGACGCGGCGCTGTCGATCGCCGGCGTCCTCGACACCCACGTCCACGCCGATCACGTCTCGGGCGGTCCGGCGCTCGCGGCGGCGGTCGGCGTTCCCTACCGGCTGGGCGAACGCGCGCGCGAGCGGGACGTCCAGTACGAGTACGGGCCGCTGTCGGACGGCGAGATCGTCGAAGTCGGCGGCGTCGAGATCGAGGTGCTCCACGCGCCCGGCCACACGACGGAGATGGTGAACTACCTCGTCGACGGCGAGGTGCTCCTGACGGGCGACACGCTGTTCGTCGACTCGGTGGGACGAACGGAACTCCAGTTCGGCGAGGACGACGCCTCCCGCGGGGCCGAACTGCTGTACGGGTCGCTCCACGAGACTGTCCTCGAACTGCCGGACGAGACCCGTATCCTGCCCGGCCACGTCACGGTCACGAGCGACGGCCGCTACGAGAACGGCTCCCCCGGCGAACCGATCGTCGCCCGCCTCGGCGACCTGCGCGCGGACCTCGACCTCCTGGGGCTCGACCGCGAGGCGTTCGTCGAGCGGCTGACGGAGAACGCGCCCGAGAAGCCGCCGAACTACGAAACGGTCGTCGCGATCAACACCGGGCGGGAGACCGTCGACGACGAGGGCGAGGCGACCGAACTCGAACTCGGCCCGAACAACTGCGCGGCGTGAACTCGCGACGTTCGGCCAGGTTCAAGTCAAAAGTATTATCTCGATCTTTTCTGCCTCGACCCCGGCGATCGTCGCGATCGTCAGAAGGTGTATCCGTCGTCGCGCTGGTCGTCCAGCTGCGCCGGGTCCTGCTGGTCGTCGACCGCCCTGGTGAACAGCTCCTCCCCCACCTCCTGCGTGGAGTCCTCCGGGACGTCGTACGCGGACACCCCCATCGTCAGGAGTTCCTCGATCGCCTGCTCCCGGTTCAGGAAGTCGCCCTGGTCCACGAGGCGGTCGAGTTGGCTGTCGATCTGGTCCGGAACCGTCACTTCGAACGTGGGCATACTCGCTCGATACTGCCTCCACGAGCGTAAAAGCTGGGTTCGAGTCGCACACGCCGGTGGGGCAACGCGCAGTCCGTGACCGGAAGAGGGCGGCCACGCCGCCCTCCGCCTCGGAAACGCGCTCCCGCAGCGTCGGTCGTCTCGCCGAGAGGTTCGTCGTCGCGTTTCACCGATCGCCGGCCACGGCGCACCCCCGACTTCGTCCAAAATTCCGAGTAATTACTTCTACTTTAATTTGAGGAGGACGGACGCCGCCCGACGTTCGCGTCGGAGCGATCCCGTCGACCCGCGCGGCCGGCCCGCCCGTCGCCGGTGTACCAACACTTACGGCGGCCGACTGTTATGGGTGACCATGGCACGAACGGAGGCGTCCCCGTGAACTCGAACGATCGCGCGATAACCGGCTTCACGATGCTCGCCCACGCGCTGTTTCACACCTACGAGCTGTCGATCCCGGTGTTCGTCGTCGCGTGGCTCGACGCCTTTTCCGTGACTCCGGCGACCATGGGGCTGGTGGTCGGTGCCGGTTACGCGCTCGTCGGCGTCGGTGCCCTCCCGAGCGGCGTGTTCTCGGATCGCTTCGAGTCTCGGCGGCTCATCGTCGGCGCGTTGCTCGGGATGGCCGCAGGGTTCGCCGCGCTCTCGGTCGCGCCCAACGTCTACGTCGTCGCGCTCGCGCTCGCGCTCTGGGGCGCGGCGGCGAGCGTCTACCATCCGGCGGGCCTCGCGTTGCTGAGTCGGGGGACGACGGAGCGGGGCGCGGCGTTCGCCTACCACGGGGCCGCGGGCAACGTCGGCACCGTCGTGGGACCGCTGCTCGCCGCCGTCGGTCTCGCCGTCCTCGACTGGCGCGTCGTCACGGGGTTGTTCGTCCTGCCGGCGCTCCTCGGCGCGGCGATGGCGCTCCGCCTCGACTTCGACGAGACCGCCGCGATCGAGGACGGCGCTCGCGCCGACGGCGGCGCGGCCGCGGAGCGGGAGATCACCTCGCTCGGCGACCTCCGGCGGGAGTCGCGCGCCCTGTTCACGGGCTCGTTCCTCCTCGTCTTCGCGGTCATCATGTGCTACGGCCTCTACTACCGGGGCGTCCTGACGTTCCTTCCGGACATCCTCGGCGGCCTGCGGACGTTCTCGCCCGCCACGGTGTTCGGGACGACCGTCCAGCCCGGACAGTACGTCTACGCGGGGCTCCTGCTGGTGGGCGTCGCCGGCCAGTACGTCGGCGGACGGCTCACCGACTCCTTCGACACCGTCCGCGTCCTGGTGATCACGTTCGCCGCGCTCGCGGTCAGTTCGCTCCTCTTCCTCCCGGCGGCGGCCGCCGGCGTCCTGCCCCTCCTCGCGGTCTGCGTCCTCCTGGGCTTTCTCATCTACGTCGTCGCGCCCGTCTACCAGGCGACGGTGGCCGACCACGTCCACGCGGACGTGCGCGGGCTCTCCTACGGCTACACCTACCTGGGGATGTTCGGCGTCGGCGCGGGCGGCGCGGCCCTCGCGGGTGCGGTGCTCACCTGGGCGGGCACCGGCGCGCTGTTCGTCGTCCTCGCGGGGATCGTGCTCCTGGCCGCGGGCCTCGGCATCGCCCTCCTGCGCCGCTAGGGTGTTCGGTTCGCGTCCGTCCGTCGCTCACCGATCCGGGATGGCCCCGCTCTCGCGCAGCGTCTCGATGTCGTCCACGCCGTAGCCGAGGCGACGGAGGACGGCCTCCGTGTCCTCGCCGAGGAGCGGCGGTGCCCCCTCGAAGCCCGATTCGGCGCGCTCGAAGTTCAGCGGGTGTTCGAGCACGTCGATCTCCCCGACCGCGGGGTGGTCCATCGTCGTGACGACGCCGCGGGCCTCGGTCTGCTCGTTGGTGAGCGCCTCGTCGACGTCGTACACCGGGCCGACGGGCAACCCCGCCTCGTCGGCGAGTCGCTCGACCCACTCGTCGGTCGTCCGCCGACGGAACACCGCCGACAGCTCCGCTTCAAGCTCCTCCATGTGTTCGACGCGGTCCGCGTTCGTCGCGAATCGCGGGTCGTCCGCGAGTTCCGGCCGGCCGACGCCCTCGCAGAGGCCGCGCCAGAGCTTCTGGTTCGCACAGCCCACGTTGAGGTAGCCGTCCGCCGTGGGGTACGCCTGGTAGGGCGCGAGCACGGGGTCTTTCGTCCCCATGCGTCGGGTCTCCTCGCCGACGAACGCCTTCGCGGCCTGCTTGGTCAACCAGGGGAGGGCGGCGTCGTGCATCCCGAGTTCGACGCGGTCGCCCTCCCCGGTGAGTTCGCGACGGAACAGCGCGCCCACGACGCCGAACGCCGCCCACATCGCGGTGACGAGGTCCGTCTGCGGGAGCCCCACCTTCACGGGGTCGCCGCCCTCGGTGCCGGTGACGCTCATGATGCCGCTGGTCCCCTGGACGAGGAGGTCGTACCCGGGGCGGTCGCTCCACGGCCCCGTCTCGCCGAACGCGGAGATGGAGCAGTAGACGACGTCCTCGTTCACCTCGCGGACGTCGTCGTACCCGACCCCGAGGCGTTCGGCCGTCCCCGGTCGGAAGTTCTCGACGAAGACGTCGGCCACCTCGATCAGGTCGTAGAGCGCCGCGAGCCCCTCCGCGGTCTTCAGGTCGAACTCGACCGACTGCTTCCCGTAGTTGACCGTCCAGAAGTAGGGCGACTCGCCGTTCGCGTCGGCGACCGTCCCCGGGCCGTCGTAGTCCTCGGCCGGGACGAACGGCGGACCCGAGTGCCGGCTGTCGTCGCCCGCGCCGGGGCGTTCGACCTTGATCACTTCCGCGCCCTGGTTGGCCAGCATCGCGGTGGCGAAGCCACCGGTGACGAACGTCGAGAGGTCCACGACGGTGATCCCGTCGAGGATTCGAGACGACTCTGCCATGACGTTCGGTCGCGGCGAACTAGTAAAGGTCTTGCCCTCCGACGGCCCCGCGAACGCCGGATCGCGGTCGCTCCTGGGCCACCCGGGGCTCCGCGCTCCGCGACCGACGGGCCGTCGACCGGCGGTGGAACCGGCGACCGGTGGCGGAACCGTCGACTGGCGGTGGACCCCTCGAGCGACGAGGGGGATCCGAGGCGGTCAGTCGAGGCGACCGTCGAGGACGTCGCGGACGTCAGCCGCGACCGTCCGCGGGTTCGTCGGGAGGCGGCGTCGCTGCACGAGCGTGTTCTCGACCATCGCGTCCGCGTCGTCGGCGTCGAGTCCGACGGCCTCGAACGATCCCGGAAGCCCGAGCGCCCCGCGGAGCCGGTCGCACTCCTCGAGCAGCGCGCGGGCCGCCTCCGGGTCCGTCGCGTCGGCGCGCGCAACGCCCAGGTGCCGGGCGACCGCCGCGTACTCGGCTTCGCGGACGGGGAGGTTGTACTCGAGCCCCGGGCGGAGCGAGACGGCCAGACACTCCCCGTGCGGTCGGCCGGTCATGCCGCCGACGGTGCTCGCGAGCGCGTGCACCGCCCCGAGACCGGAATTCGAGAAGGCGACGCCGGCGAGGTGCGACCCGAGCGCCATCGCCCGGCGCGCGTCGCGGTCGTCCCCGGCGTACGTCGCGCGTTCGAGGTGGCCGTGGACGAGCCCCAGCGCCCGCCGCGCGAGCGGCCGGGCGAACGGGTTCGCCCCCTGGTACGTGATGGGGCGCTGGGGCACCCACCGGTAGTCCCTCGCCGTCAGCGACTCCAGCGCGTGGACGAACGCGTCCAGCCCCGAGCGTGCGGTCACCCCCCGGGGGAGGTCGAACGTCAACGCGGGGTCGACGACGCCGACGTCCGGTCGGAGGTGCTCGTCGCTGATCCCCCGCTTGACGCCGTCGTGGGCGACGACGGCCGTCTGCGTCGCCTGCGAACCGGTGCCGCTCGTGGTCGGCACGGCGACGAGCGGGGCGGTGGGTCCCGGGACGGCGTCCACGCCCAGGTACTCGTCCGCGGTCCCCCCGTGGGAGAGCAGGAGCGCGGCGACCTTCCCGGCGTCGAGGCACGACCCCCCGCCGACGGCGACGACGCCGTCCACGTCGGCCGACGGCAGGTCGTCGAAGTCCGCCGTCGAGGGTTCCGTCGCCGCGCGGTAGTGGACGACGGGCCGATCGACCGCGGCGAGGGCGGTCTCGAGGACGCCGGCCGCCGCGACCCCGTCGTCGCTCACGACGAGCGGCCGGTCGACGCCGAACCGGTCGAGGATCGACGGCAACCGCTCGACGATCCCGTCGCCGAACGCCGTCTCCGGGACGTCGACGGTCAGGTGCGCGCCCGACACCGGCCCGCGATCGTCCCCCGTCACGGCCGTCGCTCCGCGTAGGCGTTCACCGGGGGCGTGAACGCGCAGACCTGTCGCGTCTCGGGCGCGACGCCGCGGATACCGTGTCGCACCCCGGGTCCGACGACGAAGCTGTCGCCCGTCTCCAGGAGCGCCTCCCGGTCGCCGAACAGTTCGATCGCGCCGTCGATCACGAAGACCGCCTGGTGGGCCTCCTCGTGTTCGTGTTCGGGGAACTCCGCGCCCTCCTCTACGGTGTAGTGGACGAGCATCTGCGCCCCGTCGTGTGCCAGCACCCGCCGCTCGATCCCCTCGTACGCCGTCTCCGCTCTGTGTGGGTCGTCCCACTCGACGATCTCCATACCCCCCCACTCGGAGTACGGGATCAATAGGCTGTCGACTGTCAGCGGTTCGCAGGGTTCGATCCCTGCGGGCCGAACGCGCCGCCCTCGCGCCACTGGTCGAGCGTGGTCTGGTCGTCGGCCACGGCGGCGAACACCTCGTCGGTGTGCTCGCCGAGGCGGGGGGTCGGTCTGCGGATCGCCGTCTCGTAGTCGGGGAAGTGGACCGGGTGGCCCGGCAGGATCACCTCGCCCCCGTCGGGGTCCTCGTGGCGGCGGACGAGGCCGCGGGCCGCGGACTGCTCGCTCTCGACCACGTCCGCCACGTCGTTGAGCGGGCCGTTCGGGAACCCGTACTCGGTGAGCCGCTCCAGCCAGTAGGCGGTCGGCTCGCTCGCGAACTCCTCGGCGATGACGCCGACGACGCGCTCCTCGTGGGCGACGCGGTCGGCGTTCGTCGGGTACTCGCGTAACTCCTCGCGGCCGAGCAGGTCGACGAAGTCGTCCCAGCGCTCGTCGGAGGGGACGCCCGTCACGACGTAGTCGTCCGCCGTCTCGAACAACTGGTAGGGGACGATCGACTGGTGGGTCGTCCCCTGGGGTCCCGGCACCTCGCCGGTCATCGAGTGGAAGGTGAGGTACTCGTTCATGATCGAGACGAT
The window above is part of the Halomarina pelagica genome. Proteins encoded here:
- a CDS encoding ribbon-helix-helix domain-containing protein, whose translation is MPTFEVTVPDQIDSQLDRLVDQGDFLNREQAIEELLTMGVSAYDVPEDSTQEVGEELFTRAVDDQQDPAQLDDQRDDGYTF
- a CDS encoding MFS transporter gives rise to the protein MNSNDRAITGFTMLAHALFHTYELSIPVFVVAWLDAFSVTPATMGLVVGAGYALVGVGALPSGVFSDRFESRRLIVGALLGMAAGFAALSVAPNVYVVALALALWGAAASVYHPAGLALLSRGTTERGAAFAYHGAAGNVGTVVGPLLAAVGLAVLDWRVVTGLFVLPALLGAAMALRLDFDETAAIEDGARADGGAAAEREITSLGDLRRESRALFTGSFLLVFAVIMCYGLYYRGVLTFLPDILGGLRTFSPATVFGTTVQPGQYVYAGLLLVGVAGQYVGGRLTDSFDTVRVLVITFAALAVSSLLFLPAAAAGVLPLLAVCVLLGFLIYVVAPVYQATVADHVHADVRGLSYGYTYLGMFGVGAGGAALAGAVLTWAGTGALFVVLAGIVLLAAGLGIALLRR
- a CDS encoding CaiB/BaiF CoA transferase family protein, coding for MAESSRILDGITVVDLSTFVTGGFATAMLANQGAEVIKVERPGAGDDSRHSGPPFVPAEDYDGPGTVADANGESPYFWTVNYGKQSVEFDLKTAEGLAALYDLIEVADVFVENFRPGTAERLGVGYDDVREVNEDVVYCSISAFGETGPWSDRPGYDLLVQGTSGIMSVTGTEGGDPVKVGLPQTDLVTAMWAAFGVVGALFRRELTGEGDRVELGMHDAALPWLTKQAAKAFVGEETRRMGTKDPVLAPYQAYPTADGYLNVGCANQKLWRGLCEGVGRPELADDPRFATNADRVEHMEELEAELSAVFRRRTTDEWVERLADEAGLPVGPVYDVDEALTNEQTEARGVVTTMDHPAVGEIDVLEHPLNFERAESGFEGAPPLLGEDTEAVLRRLGYGVDDIETLRESGAIPDR
- a CDS encoding cupin domain-containing protein; this encodes MEIVEWDDPHRAETAYEGIERRVLAHDGAQMLVHYTVEEGAEFPEHEHEEAHQAVFVIDGAIELFGDREALLETGDSFVVGPGVRHGIRGVAPETRQVCAFTPPVNAYAERRP
- a CDS encoding iron-containing alcohol dehydrogenase encodes the protein MTGDDRGPVSGAHLTVDVPETAFGDGIVERLPSILDRFGVDRPLVVSDDGVAAAGVLETALAAVDRPVVHYRAATEPSTADFDDLPSADVDGVVAVGGGSCLDAGKVAALLLSHGGTADEYLGVDAVPGPTAPLVAVPTTSGTGSQATQTAVVAHDGVKRGISDEHLRPDVGVVDPALTFDLPRGVTARSGLDAFVHALESLTARDYRWVPQRPITYQGANPFARPLARRALGLVHGHLERATYAGDDRDARRAMALGSHLAGVAFSNSGLGAVHALASTVGGMTGRPHGECLAVSLRPGLEYNLPVREAEYAAVARHLGVARADATDPEAARALLEECDRLRGALGLPGSFEAVGLDADDADAMVENTLVQRRRLPTNPRTVAADVRDVLDGRLD
- a CDS encoding MBL fold metallo-hydrolase, translated to MVKNVTAAELAEKVDADERFTLIDTRPADSFEAWHVRGAENVPYDPREGASEERLNEVDARVDDGPIVVICGKGLTSTPFGFELDERGYDDVSVVTGGMEAWSKLYEVVPVETANDDLVVRQVQRRAKGCLGYVVGSRRTGEAVVVDATRQTDRFKVAAQDAALSIAGVLDTHVHADHVSGGPALAAAVGVPYRLGERARERDVQYEYGPLSDGEIVEVGGVEIEVLHAPGHTTEMVNYLVDGEVLLTGDTLFVDSVGRTELQFGEDDASRGAELLYGSLHETVLELPDETRILPGHVTVTSDGRYENGSPGEPIVARLGDLRADLDLLGLDREAFVERLTENAPEKPPNYETVVAINTGRETVDDEGEATELELGPNNCAA